A region from the Conexibacter woesei Iso977N genome encodes:
- the lepA gene encoding translation elongation factor 4 produces the protein MSDQSRIRNFSIIAHIDHGKSTLADRILEMTQTVASRDMREQLLDSMELERERGITIKSQAVRVYYTAKDGVTYQFHLIDTPGHVDFTYEVSRSLAACEGALLVVDASQGVEAQTVANTYLAVDAGLELIPCLNKIDLPGAEPERVAGEVSELIGEDPDSILIISGKTGAGVTEVLEQLVERVPAPTGDPDAPARALIFDSEFDQYRGVVAYIRVVDGIFKKGEAIRAMAAGTEADIDEIGFFTPAMTPIKELGPGEVGYLITGIKDVTLLRVGDTLTTKHRGATEPLPGYRDVKPMVFCGLFPINNDDYPDFRDALEKLSLNDAALAWEPETSDALGFGFRCGFLGLLHMDIVRERLEREYDLELMATMPSVSFEVTMTDGTVIEVHNPSDMPDPARIQEIREPYIKASILLPKEFVGVTMELCQERRGEHAGMHYLSADRVQLHYDLPLSEVVLDFFDQLKSRTRGYASLDYEVLGLRPSKLAKLDVLLAGDVVDALSMVVHRDKAYDVGRQLTEKLRAKIPRQQFDVPIQAAIGSAIIARETVKAYRKDVTAKCYGGDISRKRKLLERQKEGKKRMKQVGRIEVPQEAFLAVLELGDDRSSSK, from the coding sequence TTGTCCGACCAGAGCCGCATCCGCAACTTCTCCATCATCGCCCACATCGACCACGGCAAGTCGACGCTGGCCGATCGCATCCTGGAGATGACCCAGACCGTGGCCTCGCGCGACATGCGCGAGCAGCTGCTCGACTCCATGGAGCTGGAGCGCGAGCGTGGCATCACGATCAAGTCCCAGGCCGTCCGCGTGTACTACACGGCCAAGGACGGCGTGACCTACCAGTTCCACCTGATCGACACGCCCGGCCACGTCGACTTCACCTACGAGGTGTCGCGGTCGCTCGCCGCGTGCGAGGGCGCGCTGCTGGTCGTCGACGCCTCCCAGGGCGTCGAGGCCCAGACCGTCGCCAACACCTACCTGGCGGTCGACGCGGGCCTGGAGCTGATCCCCTGCCTCAACAAGATCGACCTGCCGGGCGCCGAGCCCGAGCGCGTCGCGGGCGAGGTCAGCGAGCTGATCGGCGAGGACCCGGACTCGATCCTCATCATCTCCGGCAAGACCGGCGCCGGCGTGACCGAGGTCCTGGAGCAGCTCGTCGAGCGCGTCCCCGCGCCGACCGGCGACCCGGACGCCCCGGCGCGCGCGCTGATCTTCGACTCCGAGTTCGACCAGTACCGCGGCGTCGTCGCCTACATCCGCGTGGTCGACGGCATCTTCAAGAAGGGCGAGGCCATCCGCGCGATGGCCGCCGGCACCGAGGCCGACATCGACGAGATCGGGTTCTTCACGCCCGCCATGACGCCGATCAAGGAGCTCGGCCCGGGCGAGGTGGGGTACTTGATCACCGGCATCAAGGACGTGACCCTGCTGAGGGTCGGCGACACGCTGACGACCAAGCACAGGGGCGCGACCGAGCCGCTGCCCGGCTACCGCGACGTCAAGCCGATGGTCTTCTGCGGGCTCTTCCCGATCAACAACGATGACTACCCGGACTTCCGCGATGCCTTGGAGAAGTTGTCGCTGAACGACGCCGCGCTGGCGTGGGAGCCGGAGACGTCGGACGCCCTCGGCTTCGGCTTCCGCTGCGGCTTCCTCGGGCTGCTCCACATGGACATCGTGCGCGAGCGCCTGGAGCGCGAGTACGACCTGGAGCTGATGGCGACGATGCCGTCGGTGTCGTTCGAGGTCACGATGACCGACGGGACCGTGATCGAGGTCCACAACCCGTCCGACATGCCCGATCCCGCGCGGATCCAGGAGATCCGCGAGCCCTACATCAAGGCGTCGATCCTCCTGCCCAAGGAGTTCGTCGGCGTGACGATGGAGCTGTGCCAGGAGCGCCGCGGCGAGCACGCGGGCATGCACTACCTCAGCGCCGACCGCGTCCAGCTGCACTACGACCTGCCGCTCAGCGAGGTCGTGCTCGACTTCTTCGACCAGTTGAAGTCCCGGACCAGGGGCTACGCGTCGCTGGACTACGAGGTGCTGGGCCTGCGCCCGTCCAAGCTCGCCAAGCTCGACGTGCTGCTGGCGGGCGACGTGGTCGACGCGCTGTCGATGGTCGTCCACCGCGACAAGGCCTACGACGTCGGTCGTCAGCTGACCGAGAAGCTGCGCGCGAAGATCCCGCGCCAGCAGTTCGACGTGCCGATCCAGGCGGCGATCGGCTCGGCGATCATCGCCCGCGAGACCGTGAAGGCCTACCGCAAGGACGTCACCGCCAAGTGCTACGGCGGCGACATCTCCCGCAAGCGCAAGCTGCTGGAGCGCCAGAAGGAAGGCAAGAAGCGCATGAAGCAGGTCGGCCGCATCGAGGTTCCGCAGGAGGCGTTCCTGGCGGTGCTCGAATTGGGCGACGACAGGTCGTCGTCGAAGTAG
- a CDS encoding MaoC/PaaZ C-terminal domain-containing protein, translating to MHFEAGQDLPELKVTPDRYVTVRYAGASGDFNPIHIDEEFAQQVGLPGRILHGLWTMAQVARAHTDAAGGPHTLKRLSVGFRGMGVLEEELTVTARVTKVDDDGTVHVSSEATQAGTAIVRRGDADLRL from the coding sequence ATGCACTTCGAAGCAGGCCAGGACCTCCCCGAGCTGAAGGTCACGCCCGACCGCTACGTCACCGTCCGCTACGCGGGCGCCTCCGGCGACTTCAACCCGATCCACATCGACGAGGAGTTCGCCCAGCAGGTCGGCCTCCCCGGCCGGATCCTCCACGGCCTCTGGACGATGGCCCAGGTCGCCCGCGCCCACACCGACGCCGCCGGCGGCCCCCACACGCTCAAGCGCCTGAGCGTCGGCTTCCGCGGCATGGGCGTCCTCGAAGAGGAGCTGACCGTCACCGCCAGGGTCACCAAGGTCGACGACGACGGCACCGTCCACGTGTCCTCCGAGGCGACCCAGGCCGGCACCGCGATCGTCCGCCGCGGCGACGCGGACCTCCGCCTCTAG
- a CDS encoding PIG-L family deacetylase, whose translation MSTIVAVAPTLSDAVQSAGATLHRHAADGHPVVVVSVFTQDGDPDDAAAAAALGLSGVVHLALEPAALRGYEHLAAHDGFRRGDEDTARVAASVLAIALGKLEPDLILAPLGLTGHVDHLVVERALDELELPRLRWLDLPYALRRTPGAPLGAGEVVAVPASEDALAAKVAAATALGADAPRLAQHAADEGARLGAGGPVEILVKREPAALDDDVD comes from the coding sequence GTGAGCACGATCGTCGCCGTCGCCCCCACGCTGTCCGACGCCGTCCAGTCGGCCGGCGCGACCCTGCACCGCCACGCCGCCGACGGCCATCCGGTGGTCGTCGTCAGCGTCTTCACGCAGGACGGCGACCCGGACGACGCGGCGGCCGCGGCCGCCTTGGGGCTCTCCGGCGTCGTCCACCTCGCGCTGGAGCCCGCCGCGCTGCGCGGCTACGAGCACCTCGCCGCGCACGACGGCTTCCGCAGGGGCGACGAGGACACCGCGAGGGTCGCGGCCTCGGTCCTGGCGATCGCGCTCGGCAAGCTGGAGCCGGACCTGATCCTCGCGCCGCTCGGCCTGACCGGCCACGTCGACCACCTCGTCGTCGAGCGCGCCCTGGACGAGCTGGAGCTCCCGCGCCTGCGCTGGCTCGATCTCCCCTACGCGCTGCGCCGCACACCCGGCGCGCCGCTGGGCGCCGGCGAGGTCGTGGCGGTCCCGGCGTCGGAGGACGCGCTCGCCGCGAAGGTCGCGGCCGCGACCGCGTTGGGCGCCGACGCGCCGCGCCTGGCCCAGCACGCGGCCGACGAAGGCGCGCGCCTCGGCGCGGGCGGCCCCGTCGAGATCCTCGTCAAGCGCGAGCCCGCGGCGCTAGATGATGATGTTGACTGA
- the holA gene encoding DNA polymerase III subunit delta, producing MATWKPAYLIHGDDHGRIAERRAGLRARAEAESGAGGLEVIEGDESTPENVGLALSAMTFAIGRRFVVVDGAERWRQADVEAHVVPALANLAPDTTVAFFAREDGRAKIPAALPKAVRKAGGDVVEQATVKTRELPRWVQAEAQRLGIELELPAAQVLVAQVGDRQQRLLRELEKLALERGPGAKLIAEDVTDAAADSAEIQVWGLVDALVARDRRTVFRSFLELREQGEAVGRLIPLMARRLREVLAIADRLEAGESPAQVKASAKGSPWALDRRIKEARGTDPEALRKALETLADLELQTRGIGDLSEDTLAIRALGRMAAAH from the coding sequence ATGGCGACCTGGAAGCCCGCGTACCTCATCCACGGCGACGACCATGGCCGGATCGCCGAGCGGCGGGCCGGCCTGCGGGCGCGGGCTGAGGCCGAGTCGGGTGCGGGTGGGCTGGAGGTCATCGAGGGCGATGAGTCGACGCCGGAGAACGTCGGGCTCGCGCTGAGCGCGATGACGTTCGCGATCGGCCGCCGCTTCGTCGTGGTCGACGGCGCCGAGCGGTGGAGGCAGGCCGACGTCGAGGCCCACGTCGTCCCGGCGCTCGCGAACCTGGCGCCCGACACGACCGTCGCGTTCTTCGCGCGCGAGGACGGCCGCGCGAAGATCCCGGCCGCGCTGCCCAAGGCTGTCAGGAAGGCGGGCGGCGACGTCGTCGAGCAGGCGACCGTCAAGACCCGCGAGCTGCCGCGCTGGGTGCAGGCCGAGGCGCAGAGGCTCGGGATCGAGCTGGAGCTGCCGGCCGCGCAGGTGCTCGTCGCCCAGGTCGGCGACCGCCAGCAGCGCCTGCTCCGGGAGCTGGAGAAGCTCGCGCTGGAACGCGGCCCGGGCGCGAAGCTCATCGCCGAGGACGTCACCGACGCCGCCGCCGACTCCGCCGAGATCCAGGTCTGGGGCCTCGTCGACGCGCTCGTCGCCCGCGACCGCCGGACCGTCTTCCGCTCGTTCCTCGAGCTGCGCGAGCAGGGCGAGGCCGTCGGCCGCCTGATCCCGCTGATGGCCCGCCGCCTGCGCGAGGTGCTCGCGATCGCCGACCGCCTGGAGGCCGGCGAGTCCCCGGCACAGGTCAAGGCGTCGGCGAAGGGCTCGCCCTGGGCGCTCGACCGCCGCATCAAGGAAGCCCGCGGCACCGATCCCGAGGCGCTGCGCAAAGCGCTCGAGACCCTCGCCGACCTCGAGCTCCAGACCCGCGGCATCGGCGACCTCTCCGAAGACACCCTCGCCATCCGCGCCCTCGGCCGCATGGCCGCCGCGCACTGA
- a CDS encoding PLP-dependent aminotransferase family protein: protein MIDGNTESRVIEDVRTAARALPPGSRLPSVRELMARHRASPVTVQRALSRLAGEGLVVPRPGRGTFVAEKRATTEKAPDLGWQEVALADRPPLQAAPLDALLALPPDGAIPLTGGYLHPDLQPVAALGAALGRAARRPEPWGRLAVEGLQPLREWFAREAGGHVRGHDVVICSGGQPALATAFRALAAPGEPVLVESPTYLGAISALRSAGLRAVPVPTDADGVRPDLLAAAFALTGARVFYCQPLHANPTGATLAPHRRAAVLDAVRAAGAFLIEDDWARDLRIDGEAPPPLASDDPDGHVVYLRSLTKSAAPGLRIAAVSARGAAGARIKAARIIDDFFVSGPLQHATLELISAPAWRRHLKRLRAELRVRRDALTAALGEHLPDWQLQVVPAGGFHVWLRLPDDADDIALTARAAAAGVLVSPGRPWFAAEPPGPHVRLTFAGAPAPDLVEGVRRLAKVAAQ from the coding sequence ATGATTGACGGTAACACAGAATCGCGTGTTATCGAGGATGTGCGGACGGCTGCCCGTGCCCTCCCCCCGGGCAGCCGCCTGCCTTCCGTGCGTGAGCTGATGGCTCGGCATCGCGCTTCACCGGTCACGGTGCAGCGTGCGCTGTCGCGCCTGGCCGGTGAGGGGCTCGTCGTCCCGCGACCGGGACGAGGCACGTTCGTCGCCGAGAAGCGCGCGACCACCGAGAAGGCGCCGGACCTCGGCTGGCAGGAGGTCGCGCTCGCCGACCGGCCGCCGCTGCAGGCCGCGCCGCTCGACGCGCTGCTCGCCCTGCCGCCCGATGGTGCGATCCCGCTCACCGGTGGGTACCTCCATCCCGATCTTCAGCCCGTCGCCGCGCTGGGCGCCGCGCTCGGTCGCGCCGCGCGCCGGCCGGAGCCGTGGGGACGCCTCGCGGTCGAAGGCCTGCAGCCGCTGCGCGAGTGGTTCGCGCGGGAAGCGGGCGGTCACGTCCGCGGCCACGACGTCGTCATCTGCTCCGGCGGCCAGCCCGCGCTGGCGACCGCGTTCCGCGCCCTCGCCGCGCCCGGCGAGCCGGTCCTGGTCGAGTCGCCGACCTACCTCGGCGCGATCTCGGCGCTGCGCTCCGCGGGCCTGCGCGCGGTCCCGGTCCCGACCGACGCCGACGGCGTTCGCCCGGACCTCCTCGCCGCCGCCTTCGCGCTGACCGGCGCGCGCGTCTTCTACTGCCAGCCTCTGCACGCCAACCCGACCGGCGCGACGCTCGCGCCGCACCGGCGCGCCGCGGTCCTCGACGCGGTCCGGGCGGCGGGCGCGTTCCTGATCGAGGACGACTGGGCGCGCGACCTGCGGATCGACGGCGAGGCCCCGCCACCGCTGGCCTCCGACGACCCCGACGGCCACGTCGTCTACCTGCGCAGCCTCACGAAGTCCGCCGCGCCCGGCCTGCGGATCGCCGCGGTGTCGGCCCGCGGCGCGGCCGGCGCGCGCATCAAGGCCGCCCGGATCATCGACGACTTCTTCGTCTCCGGACCCCTACAACATGCAACGCTGGAGCTGATCTCCGCGCCCGCCTGGCGCCGCCACCTCAAGCGCCTGCGCGCGGAGCTGCGCGTCCGCCGCGACGCGCTGACCGCCGCGCTCGGCGAGCACCTCCCGGACTGGCAGCTGCAGGTCGTCCCGGCCGGCGGCTTCCACGTCTGGCTGCGCCTGCCCGACGACGCCGACGACATCGCGCTGACCGCGCGGGCCGCAGCGGCGGGCGTGCTCGTCTCCCCCGGCCGGCCGTGGTTCGCCGCCGAGCCGCCCGGACCGCACGTGCGCCTGACCTTCGCCGGCGCGCCCGCACCCGACCTCGTCGAGGGCGTGCGCAGGCTCGCGAAGGTGGCCGCGCAGTGA
- a CDS encoding MaoC family dehydratase N-terminal domain-containing protein, producing MEPPIGKTYPPVLYAVGREKVKEYARAVGETNPLHLDHEAARAAGYADVVAPPMFAVVYCSQAIMPAYFDPELEIDFARLVHGGQEFKWGPLVVAGDEITTTVSVKSVEHRAGNGFFTFESVSTNQDGHTVSVGTWTNIVRG from the coding sequence ATGGAGCCACCCATCGGCAAGACGTACCCGCCGGTCCTGTACGCGGTCGGGCGCGAGAAGGTGAAGGAGTACGCCCGCGCGGTCGGGGAGACCAACCCGCTGCACCTCGACCACGAGGCCGCGCGTGCCGCGGGCTACGCGGACGTCGTCGCGCCGCCGATGTTCGCGGTCGTCTACTGCTCGCAGGCGATCATGCCCGCCTACTTCGACCCCGAGCTGGAGATCGACTTCGCCCGCCTCGTCCACGGCGGCCAGGAGTTCAAGTGGGGCCCGCTGGTCGTCGCCGGCGACGAGATCACGACGACGGTCTCCGTCAAGTCCGTCGAGCACCGCGCCGGCAACGGCTTCTTCACGTTCGAGTCCGTCTCCACCAACCAGGACGGCCACACCGTCTCCGTGGGGACCTGGACCAACATCGTCCGAGGGTGA
- a CDS encoding SDR family NAD(P)-dependent oxidoreductase — MDLGLDGRVCVVTGASRGIGLAAAQRLAQEGGRVLMVARSEDALAEAATGIDGAEWIAADVTDPDCARRIVATATEQLGGLDVLINNAGFSKNIGLDELTEDDWREQHEVHVMAPMRLMRLAAPLMAARGWGRIVNVASSSGKRPSASNMAYSVAKAGQLSVSRAFADVYARDGVLVNAVTPGPTATGLWTGDGGLADQVAAVSGTTRDEALAAAARKIPRGRLGDVQDVADVVVFLCSERAGNVAGAAWSADGGSVNIII, encoded by the coding sequence ATGGATCTCGGACTCGACGGGCGCGTGTGCGTCGTGACCGGCGCCTCGCGCGGGATCGGCCTCGCCGCCGCGCAGCGGCTGGCGCAGGAGGGCGGGCGCGTGCTGATGGTCGCGCGCAGCGAGGACGCGCTGGCCGAGGCAGCGACGGGCATCGACGGCGCGGAGTGGATCGCCGCCGACGTGACCGACCCGGACTGCGCGCGCCGGATCGTCGCGACCGCGACCGAGCAACTTGGTGGCCTCGACGTCCTGATCAACAACGCCGGGTTCTCCAAGAACATCGGTTTGGACGAGCTGACCGAGGACGACTGGCGCGAGCAACATGAGGTCCATGTGATGGCGCCGATGCGGCTGATGCGCCTGGCCGCGCCGCTGATGGCCGCGCGCGGGTGGGGCCGGATCGTCAACGTCGCGTCGTCGTCGGGCAAGCGCCCGTCGGCGTCGAACATGGCCTACTCGGTCGCCAAGGCCGGGCAGCTCTCGGTCTCGCGCGCGTTCGCCGACGTGTACGCCAGGGACGGCGTGCTGGTCAACGCGGTCACGCCGGGGCCGACCGCGACCGGGCTGTGGACCGGCGACGGCGGCCTGGCCGATCAGGTCGCGGCGGTGAGCGGGACGACCCGCGACGAGGCGCTGGCCGCGGCGGCGAGGAAGATCCCGCGGGGCCGGCTGGGCGACGTGCAGGACGTCGCCGACGTCGTCGTCTTCCTGTGCTCGGAGCGCGCCGGGAACGTCGCGGGCGCGGCGTGGTCGGCCGACGGCGGGTCAGTCAACATCATCATCTAG
- a CDS encoding DMT family transporter: MLLGFLGVLGFSFSLPATRLAVRDLDPWVVAFGRAVVAGVLAIVVLRITRARRPDVGQWPSLGVVALGVIVGFPLLTSLALHHVPASHGAVVVGVLPAMTAAFAVLRAGERPTKAFWGASAFGLAAVVGFALSQGGGDLSGPDVELLGAVVLCALGYAEGGRLARDLGGANTICWALVAALPATTVIAAIATAQSGLHAGTTSWLGFAYVSLISMFLGFFAWYGGLARGGVAKIGQVQLSQPVLTLTWSALILGEHISPGTAAAALIVLTAVVATQHTRVT; encoded by the coding sequence TTGTTGTTGGGGTTCTTGGGTGTCCTCGGCTTCTCGTTCTCGCTGCCGGCGACGCGGCTCGCCGTCCGCGATCTCGATCCGTGGGTCGTCGCGTTCGGGCGGGCGGTCGTTGCCGGCGTCTTGGCGATCGTGGTGTTGCGGATCACGCGGGCCAGGAGGCCGGACGTGGGGCAGTGGCCGAGCCTCGGCGTCGTCGCGCTCGGCGTCATCGTCGGGTTCCCGCTGCTGACGTCGCTGGCGCTGCACCACGTCCCGGCCTCGCACGGCGCGGTCGTCGTCGGGGTCCTGCCGGCGATGACGGCGGCCTTCGCGGTCCTGCGCGCGGGTGAGCGGCCGACGAAGGCGTTCTGGGGCGCCAGCGCGTTCGGGCTCGCGGCGGTCGTCGGCTTCGCGCTCAGCCAGGGCGGCGGCGACCTGAGCGGCCCGGACGTGGAGCTGCTCGGGGCGGTCGTCCTGTGCGCGCTCGGCTACGCGGAGGGCGGACGGCTCGCGCGCGACCTCGGCGGCGCCAACACGATCTGCTGGGCGCTCGTCGCCGCGCTCCCCGCCACGACCGTGATCGCCGCCATCGCCACGGCGCAGAGCGGCCTGCACGCCGGCACCACGAGCTGGCTCGGCTTCGCCTACGTCTCGCTGATCTCCATGTTCCTCGGCTTCTTCGCCTGGTACGGCGGCCTCGCCCGCGGCGGCGTCGCCAAGATCGGCCAGGTCCAGCTCTCCCAGCCGGTCCTGACCCTCACCTGGTCGGCGCTGATCCTCGGCGAGCACATCTCCCCGGGAACCGCCGCCGCCGCGCTCATCGTCCTCACCGCCGTCGTCGCGACCCAGCACACGCGCGTCACCTAG
- the murJ gene encoding murein biosynthesis integral membrane protein MurJ: MTTEAPPRTSAAAPRRSFARNTAIFSILTGLSRIAGLMREVLASSYFGLSPAFSAFTLAFYIPNVVRSLFADSALSAAFVPVFTELLEENKKREAFRLASTLFMVMLIALGVITILFILAAGLIVPLFTGSEFTTAMTDLSVGLSRVMFPIVLILGLNGLTVGILQAYDHFTIPALSPLVWNVVIMVFLVFGRPFFSDDLYAYAVGILIGTAVQFVMALPTLRKVGFHFEFHFNYRDPRVKHVFALMLPVCIGLGLINFNVFANSILGGYVSTEAPRAIDAAFRIYMLPQGMFSVAIATVLFPQLSRLAARKDLPGLRNTVDNGLRLIFLMLLPATAATLVLSTPITRLVFQRGAFDASDTELVATALFWFSFSLPFSGVNLLLTRTFFSLQRPWLVTYLSVGNLIVNVGVSIIFVAMGFGVGGIVAGTAIADIVMAAAQFYVLRGELRNPLNLKETAEMVFGMLIAAAWFGIVTYASWAVLDWVFGRDLIGQIISVGGSLALGSFAYIRVVLAMRIPEAEQLHRLVQRRRAATT, encoded by the coding sequence GTGACGACCGAGGCACCACCACGCACCAGCGCGGCCGCGCCTCGCCGATCGTTCGCGCGCAACACCGCGATCTTCAGCATCCTGACCGGCCTCAGCCGGATCGCGGGCCTGATGCGCGAGGTGCTGGCGTCCAGCTACTTCGGCCTCAGCCCGGCGTTCAGCGCGTTCACGCTGGCCTTCTACATCCCGAACGTCGTCCGCAGCCTCTTCGCGGACTCGGCGCTCTCCGCCGCCTTCGTCCCGGTCTTCACCGAGCTGCTGGAGGAGAACAAGAAGCGCGAGGCGTTCCGGCTGGCCTCCACGCTGTTCATGGTGATGCTGATCGCCCTCGGCGTCATCACGATCCTCTTCATCCTCGCCGCGGGCCTGATCGTCCCGCTCTTCACCGGCTCCGAGTTCACGACGGCGATGACGGACCTCTCCGTCGGCCTCAGCCGCGTGATGTTCCCGATCGTCCTGATCCTCGGCCTCAACGGGCTGACCGTCGGGATCCTCCAAGCCTACGACCACTTCACGATCCCCGCGCTCTCGCCGCTGGTCTGGAACGTGGTCATCATGGTGTTCCTGGTCTTCGGCCGGCCGTTCTTCTCCGACGACCTGTACGCCTACGCCGTCGGCATCCTGATCGGGACCGCCGTGCAGTTCGTCATGGCCCTGCCGACGCTGCGCAAGGTCGGCTTCCACTTCGAGTTCCACTTCAACTACCGGGACCCGCGCGTCAAGCACGTCTTCGCGCTGATGCTCCCGGTCTGCATCGGCCTCGGCCTGATCAACTTCAACGTCTTCGCCAACTCGATCCTCGGCGGCTACGTCTCGACCGAGGCGCCCCGTGCGATCGACGCCGCGTTCCGCATCTACATGCTCCCGCAGGGCATGTTCTCCGTCGCGATCGCGACGGTCCTGTTCCCGCAGCTCTCCCGCCTCGCCGCCCGCAAGGACCTGCCCGGGCTGCGCAACACGGTGGACAACGGGCTGCGGCTCATCTTCCTCATGTTGCTGCCCGCCACCGCGGCGACGCTGGTCCTGAGCACCCCCATCACGCGCCTCGTCTTCCAGCGCGGCGCCTTCGACGCCTCCGACACCGAGCTGGTCGCCACCGCGCTGTTCTGGTTCTCCTTCAGCCTGCCGTTCAGCGGCGTGAACCTCCTGCTGACGAGAACCTTCTTCTCCCTCCAGCGCCCCTGGCTCGTCACCTACCTGAGCGTGGGCAACCTCATCGTCAACGTCGGCGTCTCGATCATCTTCGTGGCGATGGGCTTCGGCGTCGGCGGCATCGTCGCGGGCACCGCGATCGCCGACATCGTCATGGCCGCCGCCCAGTTCTACGTGTTGCGCGGCGAGCTCAGGAACCCGCTCAACCTCAAGGAGACCGCCGAGATGGTCTTCGGGATGCTGATCGCGGCGGCGTGGTTCGGGATCGTCACCTACGCCTCGTGGGCCGTCCTGGACTGGGTCTTCGGCCGCGACCTGATCGGCCAGATCATCTCCGTCGGCGGCAGCCTGGCGCTCGGCTCGTTCGCCTACATCCGGGTCGTCCTGGCGATGCGGATCCCCGAGGCCGAGCAGCTGCACCGGCTCGTGCAGCGCCGCCGGGCAGCCACGACGTAG
- the rpsT gene encoding 30S ribosomal protein S20, producing the protein MANIDSQKKRILRAERERLENRRYTSTIKTYFRRLETAVGEGDDSAADTEHRALIQTIDKAVKRGALHRNTGARKKSRAARVRAGQPSA; encoded by the coding sequence ATGGCGAACATTGACTCACAGAAGAAGCGCATCCTCCGGGCCGAGCGTGAGCGCTTGGAGAACCGCCGCTACACGTCCACGATCAAGACCTACTTCCGCCGCCTCGAGACGGCGGTCGGCGAGGGCGACGACTCGGCTGCTGACACCGAGCACCGCGCCTTGATCCAGACGATCGACAAGGCCGTCAAGCGCGGCGCCCTGCACCGCAACACGGGCGCCCGCAAGAAGTCCCGCGCCGCCCGCGTTCGCGCCGGGCAGCCGTCGGCTTAG